The nucleotide window TATCCTACGTGCCGCTGCGCCGCCGGACGTAGCATGTTCCGACCGAGCGCCCACCATTCTTTGAGCGTGATGCCCGCTTCGATCAGCCAGTTGACCGGCGCGATCGTGCGCCGGGCGTAGTGCTTGCGGTGAAAGATGCGCATCGCGTCGTAAAACGCGCGGATCGACGGAATCGCGCGGCGGGTCGACGCCGCTCGCTTGTGATGATGGATCACCGCGCGCGGATAGTAGAC belongs to Herpetosiphonaceae bacterium and includes:
- a CDS encoding glycosyltransferase family 2 protein — encoded protein: DALVGAAMVLRADVVREVGLLDEQFFMYGEDLDWCYRIKAYGWRIVYYPRAVIHHHKRAASTRRAIPSIRAFYDAMRIFHRKHYARRTIAPVNWLIEAGITLKEWWALGRNMLRPAAQRHVG